One part of the Rhodococcus oxybenzonivorans genome encodes these proteins:
- the benA gene encoding benzoate 1,2-dioxygenase large subunit, which yields MTETLYTAPSDDVRAKLADALIEDPETGRYQVRRSVFTDEDLFELEMKHIFEGNWIYLAHESQIPNVGDYFTTYMGRQPIVISRNKEGELNALVNACSHRGAMLCRRKTDNRTTFTCPFHGWTFNNSGKLLKVKDPREAGYPEQFNKDGSHDLTKVARFENYRGFLFGSLNPDVPPLEEHLGDTTKIIDMIVDQSPEGLEVLRGASTYTYDGNWKLQTENGADGYHVSATHWNYAATTSRRESGESTNATKAMDAGKWSKQQGGYYSFDNGHLLLWTKWADPANRPLNERRDELVAEYGEDRADWMIGVSRNLCLYPNVYLMDQFGSQIRHFRPISVDKTEVTIYCIAPKGESRAARAARIRQYEDFFNATGMATPDDLEEFRSCQKTYQAGAAPFNDLSRGVTHQLRGPDEDAKKVGINPISSGVKTEDEGLYPIQHGYWVQALTKALDADAAAAANNR from the coding sequence ATGACTGAAACCCTGTACACAGCGCCGTCCGACGACGTGCGCGCCAAGCTGGCCGACGCACTGATCGAAGACCCGGAAACCGGACGCTATCAGGTGCGACGCAGCGTATTCACCGACGAGGATCTGTTCGAACTCGAGATGAAGCACATCTTCGAGGGCAACTGGATCTACCTGGCCCACGAGAGCCAGATCCCGAACGTCGGCGACTACTTCACCACGTACATGGGCCGTCAGCCGATCGTCATCTCCCGGAACAAGGAGGGCGAACTCAACGCCCTGGTGAACGCGTGCAGCCACCGCGGCGCCATGCTCTGCCGGCGGAAGACGGACAACCGGACCACCTTCACCTGCCCGTTCCACGGCTGGACGTTCAACAACTCCGGCAAGCTCCTCAAGGTCAAGGACCCGCGTGAGGCCGGCTACCCGGAACAGTTCAACAAGGACGGTTCCCACGACCTCACCAAGGTCGCGCGGTTCGAGAACTACCGCGGATTCCTGTTCGGCAGCCTGAACCCCGATGTCCCGCCGCTCGAGGAACACCTCGGTGACACCACGAAGATCATCGACATGATCGTCGACCAGTCACCCGAGGGACTCGAGGTGCTGCGCGGTGCATCCACCTACACCTACGACGGCAACTGGAAGCTGCAGACCGAGAACGGCGCCGACGGCTACCACGTGTCCGCCACCCACTGGAACTACGCCGCGACCACGTCGCGCCGGGAGTCGGGCGAATCCACCAACGCCACCAAGGCGATGGACGCCGGCAAGTGGTCGAAGCAGCAGGGCGGGTATTACTCGTTCGACAACGGTCACCTGCTGCTGTGGACCAAGTGGGCAGACCCCGCCAACCGCCCCCTCAACGAGCGTCGCGACGAACTCGTCGCCGAGTACGGCGAGGACCGCGCCGACTGGATGATCGGGGTGTCCCGCAACCTGTGCCTGTACCCGAACGTGTATCTGATGGACCAGTTCGGTTCGCAGATCCGGCATTTCCGTCCCATCTCCGTCGACAAGACCGAGGTCACCATCTACTGCATCGCCCCCAAGGGTGAGAGCCGGGCGGCACGTGCAGCCCGCATCCGCCAGTACGAAGACTTTTTCAACGCCACCGGCATGGCCACCCCGGATGATCTCGAGGAGTTCCGCTCCTGCCAGAAGACGTACCAGGCCGGCGCCGCACCGTTCAACGACCTCAGCCGCGGTGTCACCCACCAACTCCGGGGCCCCGACGAGGATGCGAAGAAGGTTGGTATCAACCCCATCTCCAGCGGTGTGAAGACCGAGGACGAGGGCCTCTACCCGATCCAGCACGGCTACTGGGTGCAGGCGCTCACCAAGGCGCTCGACGCCGACGCTGCCGCTGCTGCGAACAACCGCTGA
- a CDS encoding 2-oxoacid:acceptor oxidoreductase subunit alpha has translation MTTDANSTKLERVVIRFAGDSGDGMQLTGDRFTSEAAAFGNDLATQPNFPAEIRAPQGTLPGVSSFQIQIADFDILTAGDRPDVLVAMNPAALKANLPDLPRGGMIIVDMDGFTKRNLSKVGYAASPLEDDSLADYTVHPVPMTTLTVGAVQPAGLSRKDGERAKNMFALGLLSWMYNRPTRSIEQFLRTKFAAKPQIAEGNLLAFTAGWNYGETTETFTATYEISAATLPRGTYRQVTGNTALALGVVTAAQLASREVFLGTYPITPASDILHELSKHRNLGVTTFQAEDEIAGIGAALGASIGGALGVTSTSGPGLALKSEAIGLAVMTEVPLLVIDVQRGGPSTGLPTKTEQSDLLQAMYGRNGESPVAVLAPRSPADCFDTAVEAARIALTYRTPVLLLSDGAIANGSEPWAVPNVADMDPIDVDYEKAPPPEGVFAPYARDPETLARAMAVPGTSGLEHRIGGLEKADGSGDISYDPANHDLMVRLRQAKIDGITVPDVVVDDPSGQAELLLIGWGSSYGPIGEACRRARREGKKVARVHLRHLNPLPSNLGAVLRSYSTVVAPEMNLGQLAMILRSRYLVDVQSVTKAQGLAFLSDEIHRVIDAALAGTLREQELAKTSDALASATYRTNRPRQEEPA, from the coding sequence ATGACGACGGACGCGAACTCCACCAAGCTGGAGCGGGTGGTCATCCGCTTTGCCGGCGATTCGGGTGACGGCATGCAGCTGACCGGGGACCGGTTCACCTCGGAGGCGGCGGCATTCGGCAACGATCTCGCGACGCAACCGAACTTCCCCGCCGAGATTCGTGCGCCGCAGGGCACATTGCCAGGGGTGTCGTCGTTCCAGATCCAGATCGCCGACTTCGACATTCTCACCGCCGGTGATCGCCCCGATGTGCTGGTGGCAATGAACCCTGCCGCGTTGAAGGCGAATCTGCCCGACCTGCCTCGCGGCGGGATGATCATCGTCGACATGGACGGGTTCACCAAGCGGAACCTGTCGAAGGTCGGGTATGCGGCCAGTCCGCTCGAGGACGATTCCCTCGCGGACTACACGGTGCACCCGGTCCCGATGACGACGCTGACGGTGGGCGCGGTGCAACCTGCGGGCCTGAGCCGAAAAGACGGTGAGCGGGCCAAGAACATGTTCGCGCTCGGATTGCTCTCGTGGATGTACAACCGGCCCACACGCAGTATCGAGCAGTTCCTGCGCACCAAGTTCGCGGCGAAACCCCAGATTGCTGAGGGGAACCTCCTCGCCTTCACGGCGGGGTGGAATTACGGTGAGACGACGGAAACCTTCACCGCTACCTACGAAATCTCGGCCGCGACCCTGCCGCGGGGCACCTACCGTCAGGTGACCGGCAACACCGCGCTGGCCTTGGGAGTGGTGACGGCGGCGCAGCTGGCCTCCCGCGAGGTGTTCCTGGGCACGTACCCGATCACTCCGGCGTCGGACATCCTGCACGAGCTGAGTAAGCATCGGAACCTGGGCGTCACCACCTTCCAGGCGGAGGACGAAATCGCCGGTATCGGGGCGGCCCTCGGGGCGTCGATCGGCGGGGCGCTGGGGGTGACGAGCACGTCCGGACCGGGCCTGGCGCTGAAGAGCGAGGCGATCGGGCTGGCGGTGATGACGGAGGTGCCGTTGCTGGTGATCGACGTGCAGCGCGGTGGGCCGTCCACCGGACTGCCGACCAAGACGGAACAGTCGGATCTGCTGCAGGCAATGTACGGGCGCAACGGTGAATCGCCCGTTGCGGTGCTGGCGCCGCGGTCACCCGCCGACTGCTTCGACACCGCTGTCGAGGCCGCGCGGATAGCCCTCACCTATCGCACGCCGGTGCTTCTGCTTTCGGACGGTGCCATCGCGAACGGCAGTGAACCGTGGGCTGTTCCGAATGTGGCGGACATGGACCCGATCGACGTGGACTACGAGAAGGCGCCTCCGCCGGAGGGGGTGTTCGCGCCCTACGCGCGCGACCCGGAGACGCTGGCCCGCGCCATGGCGGTGCCCGGCACCAGCGGGCTCGAGCACCGGATCGGTGGGCTCGAGAAGGCCGACGGCAGCGGTGACATCTCGTACGATCCCGCCAACCACGACCTCATGGTCCGGCTGCGGCAGGCGAAGATCGACGGCATCACCGTCCCGGATGTGGTGGTCGACGATCCCTCCGGTCAGGCGGAGTTGCTGTTGATCGGGTGGGGTAGTTCGTACGGTCCGATCGGTGAGGCGTGCCGCCGGGCCCGGCGGGAGGGGAAGAAGGTTGCCCGGGTGCACCTGCGACACCTCAACCCCCTGCCGTCGAATCTCGGTGCGGTGCTCCGCAGTTATTCCACAGTGGTGGCACCCGAAATGAACCTGGGCCAGCTGGCGATGATTCTGCGATCGAGGTACCTCGTCGACGTGCAGTCGGTCACCAAGGCGCAGGGTCTCGCGTTCCTCAGCGACGAAATACACAGGGTGATCGACGCGGCGCTGGCGGGAACGTTGCGCGAGCAGGAGCTGGCCAAGACCTCCGACGCGCTCGCTTCGGCCACCTATCGGACGAACCGCCCCCGGCAGGAGGAACCGGCGTGA
- a CDS encoding 2Fe-2S iron-sulfur cluster-binding protein gives MTRTETHTVSVGTDTVQCGPDQAILDAFLRGGVWMPNSCNQGTCGTCKLRVVSGSVDHRRSPDSTLSAAERDAGFALACQAAPCGDTVVERLDSAPAATVHALRDLVGTVSGIENIARDTRRLLVTLDSPLEFSAGQYVELRVPGSDQGRQYSMANSPSESKVLEFHIRRQPGGLATDNWIFGPLSVGDRVDMVGPLGDFCLDTDDDGPMILLGGGTGLAPLKSIAAQALRATPDRTVHLYHGVREEADLYDVDLFQEWERAHPGFRYRPCLSDQTWPGRTGYVTDAFVDDFDSCRGYSGYLCGPPAMVDAGVKAFKRRRMAPRRIFREKFTPAV, from the coding sequence ATGACCCGCACCGAGACACACACCGTGTCCGTCGGCACCGACACAGTCCAGTGCGGTCCCGATCAAGCCATCCTCGACGCCTTTCTCCGCGGCGGCGTCTGGATGCCCAATTCGTGCAACCAGGGCACCTGCGGGACCTGCAAACTGCGGGTCGTGTCGGGTTCGGTGGATCATCGGAGATCTCCCGACAGCACACTGAGTGCGGCCGAGCGTGACGCCGGGTTCGCGCTGGCCTGCCAGGCTGCTCCCTGCGGTGACACGGTGGTGGAGCGGCTGGACTCGGCACCCGCGGCGACCGTTCATGCCCTGCGGGACCTGGTGGGCACGGTCAGCGGCATCGAGAACATCGCCCGCGACACCCGGCGCTTACTCGTCACTCTCGACAGTCCGCTCGAGTTCTCGGCAGGGCAGTATGTGGAGTTACGGGTGCCGGGCTCAGATCAGGGGCGCCAGTACTCGATGGCGAACTCCCCCAGTGAGTCGAAAGTGCTCGAATTCCACATTCGCCGCCAACCCGGCGGGCTGGCCACCGACAACTGGATCTTCGGACCGTTGAGTGTGGGTGATCGCGTCGACATGGTGGGTCCGCTCGGTGACTTCTGCCTCGACACCGACGACGACGGGCCGATGATCCTGCTCGGCGGCGGAACTGGGCTCGCGCCGCTCAAATCGATAGCAGCCCAAGCGCTCAGGGCTACACCCGACCGCACGGTTCATCTGTATCACGGCGTGCGCGAGGAAGCCGACCTCTACGACGTGGACCTGTTCCAGGAGTGGGAACGCGCGCACCCCGGATTCCGCTACCGGCCATGCCTGAGCGACCAGACGTGGCCTGGGCGGACCGGCTACGTCACCGACGCATTCGTCGACGATTTCGACAGCTGTCGCGGCTATTCCGGTTACCTGTGCGGGCCACCCGCCATGGTCGACGCCGGCGTCAAGGCGTTCAAGCGCCGTCGTATGGCTCCGCGGCGGATCTTCCGTGAGAAGTTCACCCCGGCCGTCTGA
- a CDS encoding 1,6-dihydroxycyclohexa-2,4-diene-1-carboxylate dehydrogenase, protein MRPAFYANRFDGRAVTVTGAAQGIGLAVATRLADEGASVVLVDRAELVHDVAKVLREKGAEAHSITADLEQFTDAQDAIDEARAQHGRIDVLINNVGGTIWAKPYEHYTPEQIAAEVQRSLFPTLWTCRAALPHLIAQRSGTIVNVSSVATRGVNRVPYAAAKGGVNALTASLALEAAQYGIRVVATAPGGTEAPARRVPRGPDTESEQEKAWYQQIVDQTVDSSLLRRYGTLDEQAAAILFLASDEASYITGSVLPVAGGDLG, encoded by the coding sequence ATGAGGCCGGCGTTCTACGCGAATCGGTTCGACGGCAGGGCCGTCACCGTCACCGGCGCCGCACAGGGAATCGGGCTGGCCGTCGCAACCCGGCTCGCCGACGAGGGCGCGTCCGTCGTCCTCGTCGACCGCGCCGAACTCGTCCACGACGTCGCCAAGGTACTGCGGGAGAAGGGGGCCGAGGCACACAGCATCACCGCGGACCTCGAACAGTTCACCGACGCGCAGGACGCGATCGACGAGGCCCGCGCCCAGCACGGCCGGATCGACGTGCTGATCAACAACGTCGGCGGAACGATCTGGGCCAAACCGTACGAGCACTACACGCCGGAACAGATCGCCGCGGAGGTGCAGCGATCGCTGTTCCCGACGCTGTGGACGTGCCGCGCCGCACTGCCGCATCTCATCGCGCAGCGCAGCGGCACGATCGTCAACGTATCGTCGGTTGCAACCCGCGGAGTCAATCGCGTGCCCTACGCAGCCGCGAAAGGCGGGGTCAACGCTCTCACCGCGTCGCTCGCGCTCGAGGCGGCACAGTACGGAATTCGCGTGGTGGCCACCGCTCCCGGAGGAACTGAGGCACCGGCGCGCCGCGTCCCACGCGGTCCCGATACCGAATCCGAGCAGGAGAAGGCGTGGTACCAGCAGATCGTCGACCAGACCGTCGACTCATCCCTGCTGAGGCGGTACGGCACCCTCGACGAACAGGCCGCCGCGATCCTCTTCCTCGCCTCCGACGAGGCCTCCTACATCACCGGCTCGGTACTGCCCGTCGCCGGCGGCGACCTCGGCTAG
- a CDS encoding 2-oxoacid:ferredoxin oxidoreductase subunit beta translates to MINRIGRTLALSATAHVPHTDVAQKAKDFTTDQEVRWCPGCGDYVILATIRSFLPELGLKRENMMFVSGIGCSSRFPYYLDTYGVHSIHGRAPAIATGLAVTRPDLSVWVVTGDGDALSIGGNHLIHALRRNVNLTILLFNNRIYGLTKGQYSPTSEVGKVTKSTPLGSVDHPFNTLSLALGAEATFAARALDSDRKGLTEVLRAAAAHRGTSFVEIFQDCPIFNDGSFDVLRKEGAEQRLIPLTHGEPIVFGNAGEYCVVRAGFGLKVVETANVDRNEIVVHDAHTDDPDYAYALSRLSDQDLTHTVTGVLRSVVRDTYDDAVRRQNDLARERDPVDEGSLQRLLTGHDTWTV, encoded by the coding sequence ATGATCAATCGCATCGGGAGGACTCTCGCACTCAGCGCGACCGCGCACGTCCCACACACCGATGTAGCGCAGAAAGCCAAGGACTTCACCACGGATCAAGAGGTGCGGTGGTGTCCGGGTTGTGGTGACTACGTCATCCTGGCCACGATCCGCAGTTTCCTGCCGGAGCTCGGCCTGAAGCGCGAGAACATGATGTTCGTCTCCGGCATCGGATGTTCGAGCCGGTTCCCCTATTACCTCGACACGTACGGCGTGCACTCGATCCACGGCCGTGCCCCGGCCATCGCGACCGGGCTGGCGGTGACACGTCCGGACCTGTCGGTGTGGGTGGTCACCGGTGACGGTGATGCCCTCTCCATCGGTGGCAACCACCTGATCCACGCGTTGCGGCGCAACGTGAATCTGACGATCTTGTTGTTCAACAACCGGATCTATGGCCTCACCAAGGGCCAGTACTCACCGACCTCGGAGGTCGGGAAGGTCACCAAGTCCACCCCGCTGGGGTCCGTGGACCACCCGTTCAACACGCTGTCCCTGGCGCTCGGTGCCGAGGCGACGTTCGCGGCCCGCGCCCTGGACTCCGACCGCAAGGGCCTTACCGAGGTGCTGCGTGCGGCCGCGGCGCACCGGGGCACGTCGTTCGTGGAGATCTTTCAGGACTGCCCGATTTTCAACGACGGTTCGTTCGACGTGCTCCGCAAGGAGGGTGCGGAGCAGCGGCTGATTCCGTTGACCCACGGAGAGCCGATCGTGTTCGGGAACGCAGGCGAATACTGCGTCGTGCGTGCCGGTTTCGGTCTGAAGGTGGTCGAGACCGCCAACGTCGACCGGAACGAGATCGTCGTGCACGACGCCCACACCGATGATCCCGACTACGCGTACGCCCTCTCGCGGCTGTCCGACCAGGACCTCACCCACACGGTGACCGGCGTATTACGCAGCGTTGTGCGCGACACCTACGACGATGCGGTACGCAGGCAGAACGACCTCGCCCGCGAGAGGGATCCCGTAGACGAGGGCTCGCTCCAGCGGCTTCTGACCGGGCACGACACCTGGACCGTTTAG
- the benB gene encoding benzoate 1,2-dioxygenase small subunit has protein sequence MTAVAENTVTQHDIEQFLYREARHLDDREFEKWIECYHPDSEFWMPAWADDGELTTDPMTEISLIYYANRGGIEDRVFRIKTDRSSATSLPEPRTGHNISNVEVTERRGEVVDVRFNWFTLYFRYNTVDTYFGNSFYTIDFSGEQPLILKKKVVLKNDYIHHVVDIYHI, from the coding sequence ATGACTGCAGTAGCCGAAAACACCGTCACCCAGCACGATATCGAGCAGTTCCTCTACCGTGAGGCCCGCCACCTCGACGACCGTGAATTCGAGAAGTGGATCGAGTGTTATCACCCCGACTCCGAGTTCTGGATGCCGGCATGGGCCGACGACGGTGAACTGACCACCGACCCGATGACCGAAATCTCCCTGATCTACTACGCCAACCGCGGCGGCATCGAGGATCGGGTGTTCCGCATCAAGACGGACAGGTCGAGCGCGACGAGCCTGCCGGAACCGCGTACCGGTCACAATATTTCGAACGTCGAGGTGACCGAGCGTCGCGGCGAGGTCGTGGACGTCCGGTTCAACTGGTTCACGCTCTACTTCCGCTACAACACGGTCGACACGTACTTCGGGAATTCGTTCTACACCATCGACTTCTCCGGTGAGCAGCCGCTGATCCTGAAGAAGAAGGTCGTGCTCAAGAACGACTACATCCACCACGTGGTCGACATCTATCACATCTGA
- the benC gene encoding benzoate 1,2-dioxygenase electron transfer component BenC, whose protein sequence is MTFQVALSFEDGITRFIKCDGDETVADASYRARINIPLDCRDGACGTCKSLCESGTYDGGDYIEEALTDDEAEQGYCLPCQMMPESNLVLRIPTTSDVAKTATGTFSSTITAIRRFSDTTIGFTIEIANREDLVFLPGQYVNITVPGTEATRSYSFSTGPTSEELSFLVKITDGGLMSEYLRDRAQIGDTLEFTGPMGSFFLREQKRRALLLAGGTGLAPLLSILDTMRTDAADHPVHLVYGVSSDADLVELDKLEAYTKSLPQFTFDYCVSDPASSAPNKGYVTGLFEPAHLNDGDVDVYLCGPPPMVEAVRDHLKSEGITPANFYFEKFNTAATPHRSETPAPRPAETPESAVPEYEIGEEHQPLSESDAQFDARMALELGALELTIGRLTPEQLGEYRILAEASGASIDRDHFTDADAFTDANFRFHEFLFRCTGNEVLLEAYNRLEVTQLMRKVLRNSGWVDEHIPQEHLDIVAAFDKGDRDSARKLIVAHSAHAKTTMCRAIENSTVA, encoded by the coding sequence ATGACTTTCCAAGTTGCACTGAGTTTCGAGGACGGGATCACCCGCTTCATCAAGTGTGACGGCGACGAGACGGTCGCCGACGCGTCCTACCGCGCGCGCATCAACATCCCCCTCGACTGTCGAGACGGTGCGTGCGGCACCTGCAAGTCGCTCTGCGAATCCGGCACGTATGACGGCGGCGACTACATCGAGGAAGCGCTCACCGACGACGAGGCGGAGCAGGGCTACTGCCTTCCGTGCCAGATGATGCCGGAAAGCAATCTGGTGCTGCGGATTCCGACGACCTCCGACGTCGCCAAGACCGCCACCGGTACGTTCTCGTCGACGATCACGGCGATCCGCAGGTTCTCCGACACCACCATCGGGTTCACGATCGAGATCGCGAACCGCGAAGATCTGGTGTTCCTCCCCGGGCAGTACGTCAACATCACCGTGCCCGGGACGGAGGCGACGCGCTCGTACTCGTTCAGCACCGGGCCCACGTCCGAGGAACTGTCGTTTCTGGTCAAGATCACCGACGGCGGCCTGATGTCGGAATACCTGCGCGACCGCGCACAGATCGGCGACACGCTGGAGTTCACCGGCCCGATGGGAAGCTTCTTCCTCCGCGAGCAGAAGCGTCGCGCTCTGTTACTCGCCGGCGGCACCGGGCTGGCCCCGCTGCTGTCGATCCTCGACACGATGCGCACCGACGCCGCCGACCACCCCGTGCACCTGGTCTACGGAGTCTCGTCCGACGCAGATCTGGTGGAGCTGGACAAGCTCGAGGCATACACGAAGTCGCTGCCGCAGTTCACATTCGATTACTGCGTATCGGATCCGGCGAGCAGCGCGCCGAACAAGGGGTACGTCACCGGACTGTTCGAGCCGGCGCATCTGAACGACGGTGACGTCGACGTGTACCTGTGCGGGCCGCCGCCAATGGTCGAAGCCGTCCGCGACCACCTGAAGTCGGAGGGGATCACGCCGGCAAACTTCTACTTCGAGAAGTTCAACACTGCGGCGACGCCCCACAGATCCGAGACACCCGCACCGCGACCGGCCGAAACGCCCGAATCCGCTGTGCCCGAGTACGAGATCGGCGAGGAACACCAGCCGCTGTCCGAGTCGGATGCGCAGTTCGACGCCCGCATGGCACTCGAGCTCGGCGCGCTCGAACTCACCATCGGCAGACTGACTCCGGAACAGCTGGGCGAGTACCGCATCCTCGCCGAAGCGTCCGGCGCCTCGATCGACCGGGACCACTTCACCGACGCGGACGCATTCACCGACGCCAACTTCCGGTTCCACGAGTTCCTCTTCCGCTGCACCGGCAACGAGGTGCTGCTCGAGGCGTACAACCGGCTCGAGGTCACCCAGCTGATGCGCAAGGTCCTCCGGAACTCCGGCTGGGTCGACGAGCACATCCCGCAAGAGCATCTCGACATCGTCGCCGCATTCGACAAGGGCGACCGCGACTCCGCACGGAAACTGATCGTCGCGCACAGCGCACACGCGAAGACCACCATGTGCCGCGCCATCGAGAACAGCACAGTCGCATGA
- a CDS encoding MFS transporter, which produces MNSSTTDSWASPRHRRAVTWIVTLATIAIVFDGYDLVVYGTILPMLLDDPSQLGAISPAQAGALGSYALVGVMVGALASGAIGDYLGRRRMMLINIVWFSVGMGLAALATSITTFGLLRFFTGIGVGGLVATVGAMVAEFAPPGKRNLYNAIVYSGVPAGGVLASLLAIVLRDAIGWRGLFWIGALPLVTLLPLALMKLPESPKWLVARGYEDKARRISEYTGIPMPDAEEIALEHASVEKVGFAALATRRYAWATGLLGVMSFSGLLLTYGLNTWLPKIMGDAGFNAKGSLSFLLVLNGGAIIGGLIASKIADGIGPQRVVATTFFLAAVALVVLTLGFPLPVLLASVAVAGVGTIGTQVLIYGFVSNYYSTSARAAGVAWCAGFGRLGGIFGPLIGGALISAGISSQVAFSVFAGIAVLGAFVTFFVPRARVALRAEVAPVTA; this is translated from the coding sequence ATGAACTCATCCACGACCGACAGCTGGGCCAGCCCCCGCCATCGCAGGGCCGTCACCTGGATCGTCACACTCGCGACCATCGCCATCGTCTTCGACGGCTACGACCTCGTCGTCTACGGCACCATCCTCCCGATGTTGCTCGACGACCCCAGTCAACTCGGGGCGATCTCACCGGCCCAGGCCGGCGCGCTCGGTTCCTACGCCCTCGTCGGTGTGATGGTCGGCGCACTGGCGTCGGGCGCCATCGGCGACTATCTCGGCCGCCGGCGGATGATGCTGATCAACATCGTATGGTTCTCCGTGGGTATGGGGCTCGCGGCGCTTGCCACGAGCATCACCACCTTCGGACTGCTCCGATTCTTCACCGGGATCGGGGTCGGCGGACTCGTCGCCACCGTGGGCGCGATGGTCGCCGAATTCGCACCTCCCGGAAAGCGCAATCTGTACAACGCCATCGTCTACAGCGGAGTCCCAGCCGGCGGTGTACTCGCATCTCTGCTGGCCATAGTGCTCCGCGACGCGATCGGCTGGCGTGGCCTGTTCTGGATCGGCGCACTCCCGCTCGTCACGCTGCTGCCACTGGCCCTCATGAAGCTACCGGAGTCCCCGAAGTGGCTCGTCGCACGCGGGTACGAGGACAAGGCCCGCCGCATCTCCGAATACACGGGCATCCCGATGCCCGACGCAGAGGAGATCGCCCTCGAACACGCATCGGTCGAGAAAGTCGGATTCGCGGCCCTCGCGACCCGCCGGTATGCCTGGGCGACGGGACTTCTCGGTGTGATGAGCTTCTCCGGCCTCCTCCTCACCTACGGACTCAACACCTGGTTGCCGAAAATCATGGGAGACGCGGGCTTCAACGCCAAGGGGTCGCTGTCCTTCCTGCTGGTCCTCAACGGCGGCGCCATCATCGGCGGTCTGATCGCCTCCAAGATCGCCGACGGTATCGGCCCTCAGCGAGTCGTGGCCACCACGTTCTTCCTCGCTGCGGTCGCGCTGGTGGTGCTCACCCTGGGATTCCCACTCCCGGTGCTGCTCGCCTCGGTCGCAGTTGCCGGAGTGGGCACGATCGGAACTCAGGTGCTGATCTACGGTTTCGTGTCCAACTACTATTCGACCTCCGCCCGCGCTGCGGGAGTGGCATGGTGCGCCGGATTCGGCCGGCTGGGCGGAATCTTCGGACCCCTCATCGGCGGCGCACTCATCAGTGCAGGGATCAGCAGCCAGGTCGCGTTCTCCGTGTTCGCGGGCATTGCCGTACTGGGCGCCTTCGTCACGTTCTTCGTACCGCGCGCACGAGTCGCCCTCCGCGCCGAGGTTGCGCCCGTCACCGCCTAA